The Euphorbia lathyris chromosome 8, ddEupLath1.1, whole genome shotgun sequence genome has a window encoding:
- the LOC136202820 gene encoding LOW QUALITY PROTEIN: transcription factor MTB3 (The sequence of the model RefSeq protein was modified relative to this genomic sequence to represent the inferred CDS: deleted 1 base in 1 codon), translated as MESWHANGDSSESDQIDEANIIAHSYKSGKSIWVSESASCLEHFQLGSVFARSAGFQTVVILQVKSGEVELGSVKSILEEHNFVERAKNVSGGSNAVQPKACPKIFGRELSLGGSKSRSMSINFSPKLEEELIFSSESYAEAMGSNSVYGSASNGCPSDANEAKRFPLLNQMINSEAVIAGVEQGKDDLSTQLDERKPRKRGRKPANGREEPLNHVEAERQRREKLNQRFYALRAVVPNISKMDKASLLGDAITYITDLQMKIRVMETEKDMTSSSRKVNAVTDFDFQARQDDAVVRVSCPLDSHPVCNILETFREHQITAPDCNVFAAENGKIIHTFSVRTQSGAAGHLKEKLEEAISK; from the exons ATGGAATCATGGCACGCTAATGGAGATTCATCAGAATCCGATCAGATCGACGAAG CAAATATCATTGCACACTCATACAAGTCTGGTAAATCAATTTGGGTATCGGAGTCGGCTAGTTGTTTAGAGCATTTTCAACTAGGGTCAGTTTTCGCCAGATCTGCCGGATTTCAA ACTGTAGTTATTTTACAGGTTAAGTCTGGAGAGGTGGAGCTTGGTTCAGTAAAATCAATTCTGGAAGAGCATAATTTTGTGGAAAGGGCAAAGAACGTTTCTGGGGGATCAAATGCTGTACAGCCGAAGGCGTGCCCTAAAATTTTTGGCCGAGAACTGAGTCTAGGTGGTTCAAAATCTCGATCTATGAGTATTAACTTCTCTCCAAAGCTTGAAGAAGAATTGATTTTCTCGTCAGAATCATACGCAGAAGCAATGGGGTCAAATTCAGTTTATGGGAGTGCTTCTAATGGCTGCCCAAGTGATGCTAATGAAGCCAAAAGATTTCCACTTCTCAATCAAATGATCAACTCGGAAGCGGTTATTGCTGGTGTGGAACAGGGCAAGGATGACTTATCAACACAGCTGGATGAACGAAAACcgaggaagagaggaagaaagCCTGCCAATGGAAGGGAAGAGCCTTTGAATCATGTGGAAGCAGAACGGCAAAGGAGGGAGAAACTCAATCAGAGATTCTACGCGTTGAGAGCTGTTGTTCCCAATATCTCTAAGATGGACAAAGCTTCTTTACTTGGTGATGCTATTACCTACATTACCGATCTTCAGATGAAGATTAGGGTAATGGAAACCGAAAAGGACATGACAAGCAGCAGCAGAAAGGTGAATGCAGTGACGGATTTTGATTTCCAAGCAAGGCAAGATGATGCAGTTGTTAGAGTGAGTTGTCCTTTGGATTCTCACCCAGTTTGTAACATACTAGAAACATTCAGAGAACACCAAATTACAGCTCCGGATTGCAATGTATTCGCTGCTGAGAATGGGAAGATCATTCACACTTTCTCCGTCCGGACTCAAAGTGGTGCTGCTGGACATTTGAAGGAGAAACTGGAGGAAGCCATTTCTAAATGA
- the LOC136202559 gene encoding GTP-binding nuclear protein Ran-2, with translation MALPNQQTVDYPSFKLVIVGDGGTGKTTFVKRHLTGEFEKKYEPTIGVEVHPLDFFTNCGKIRFYCWDTAGQEKFGGLRDGYYIHGQCAIIMFDVTARLTYKNVPTWHRDLCRVCENIPIVLCGNKVDVKNRQVKAKQVTFHRKKNLQYYEISAKSNYNFEKPFLYLARKLAGDPNLHFVESPALAPPEVHIDIVTQQQNEAELAAAASQPLPDDDDETIE, from the exons ATG GCTCTACCAAATCAGCAGACTGTTGATTATCCTAGCTTCAAACTTGTGATTGTTGGCGATGGTGGTACAG GGAAAACTACTTTCGTGAAGAGGCATCTTACGGGAGAGTTTGAGAAGAAATATGAGC CAACTATTGGTGTGGAAGTTCATCCCTTGGATTTCTTCACTAACTGTGGCAAAATCCGATTCTACTGCTGGGACACTGCTGGGCAAGAGAAATTTGGTGGCCTTAGGGATGGATATTA CATCCATGGCCAATGTGCTATCATTATGTTTGATGTTACTGCTCGGTTGACCTATAAGAATGTGCCCACATGGCATCGTGATCTTTGCCG GGTTTGTGAAAATATCCCTATTGTTCTCTGCGGAAACAAGGTTGATGTGAAAAATAGGCAGGTTAAGGCCAAGCAGGTTACCTTCCACAGGAAAAAGAACTTGCAATACTATGAGATTTCAGCCAAGAGCAATTACAATTTTGAAAAGCCCTTCCTTTACCTTGCTAGGAAGCTTGCTGG GGATCCCAATTTACATTTTGTTGAGTCTCCAGCCCTTGCACCACCAGAAGTGCATATCGACATTGTAACACAGCAACA GAATGAGGCTGAACTCGCAGCTGCTGCCAGCCAACCTCTTCCAGATGACGATGATGAAACAATTGAGTGA